In Streptomyces sp. NBC_01381, a genomic segment contains:
- a CDS encoding alpha/beta fold hydrolase, translating to MDLRLPKRGLLAAGAALAVLVGAGTWTAVASDDAPAVHRSDRVMEMRSAGGAKIDTSYFTAGDSDAKRPAVLIGHGFGGSKADVRDQAEDLAREGYAVLTWSARGFGRSTGKIGLNDPKGEVSDVSRLIDWLADRPEVELDKDGDPRVGLTGASYGGAISLLAAGHDQRVDAIAPQITYWNLSDALFPDGVFKKLWAGLFISTGGGCDRFEKQLCEMYDRVAVSGKPDDRARELLADRSPSAVGDRIKVPALIVQGQSDSLFPLGQADAMAKAIRGNHAPVSVDWISGGHDGGDRETGRVNARIGSWFDRYLKDDKSADTGPAFRVTRTGGIDSTDGAATLRGASADRYPGLESGLRKVPLTGSAPGIAAGGAFGQGAAGSEDRRAVAGREQSFENPAGAAPPAISALPGVGGGGLSQLSSLGVGVSLDFPGQYAAFESAPLKDDVRLTGSPTVRVHVKSESDDAVLFGKVYDVGPGDEQPVLPAQLVAPVRVEGAGAKGGKDVDLTLPAVDHDLQKGHRLRLVLSSTDLGYASPAEPTTYTVSLKSDLSVPTAPGVKTAAAPLPSWVWWLPLAGAVIALGLLLTARRRTTAPAPDPQLAEVPLQITDLSKRYAKSTDRYAVRDVSFRVERGQVLGLLGPNGAGKTTTLRMLMGLIRPDAGEIRVFGQAIRAGAPVLSRVGAFVEGAGFLPHLSGRENLELYWKATGRPAGDAHLDEALEIAGLGDALARAVRTYSQGMRQRLAIAQAMLGLPDLLILDEPTNGLDPPQIREMREVMIRYAEGGRTVIVSSHLLAEVEQSCTHLVVMDRGRLVQAGPVSEIVGSGDTLLVGLADDISDPLVDKVAALPGVASAVRADGGLLVRLDGTDGASAARLLPELVRLELPVDALGPHRRLEDAFLTLIGGDSA from the coding sequence ATGGATCTACGACTGCCCAAGCGCGGACTGCTCGCCGCCGGCGCCGCCCTCGCGGTGCTGGTGGGCGCGGGCACCTGGACGGCGGTGGCATCGGACGACGCCCCCGCCGTGCACCGCTCGGACCGCGTCATGGAGATGAGGAGCGCGGGCGGCGCGAAGATCGATACGTCGTACTTCACCGCGGGCGACAGCGACGCGAAGCGCCCGGCCGTCCTCATCGGCCACGGCTTCGGAGGCAGCAAGGCCGATGTGCGGGACCAGGCCGAAGACCTCGCCCGCGAGGGCTATGCCGTGCTCACCTGGTCCGCCCGCGGCTTCGGCAGGTCCACCGGCAAGATCGGCCTGAACGACCCGAAGGGCGAGGTCTCCGACGTCTCCCGGCTGATCGACTGGCTGGCCGACCGCCCCGAGGTGGAGCTGGACAAGGACGGCGACCCGCGGGTGGGCCTCACCGGCGCCTCGTACGGCGGCGCGATCTCCCTCCTCGCCGCAGGGCACGACCAGCGCGTGGACGCCATCGCCCCCCAGATCACGTACTGGAACCTCAGCGACGCACTCTTCCCCGACGGCGTGTTCAAGAAGCTCTGGGCGGGCCTCTTCATCAGCACGGGCGGCGGCTGCGACCGGTTCGAGAAGCAGCTCTGCGAGATGTACGACCGGGTCGCGGTCTCCGGGAAGCCGGACGACCGGGCCCGCGAGCTCCTCGCGGACCGCAGCCCGTCCGCCGTCGGCGACCGCATCAAGGTGCCCGCCCTGATCGTGCAGGGCCAGTCCGACTCCCTCTTCCCGCTGGGCCAGGCCGACGCGATGGCCAAGGCGATCCGCGGCAACCACGCACCCGTCTCCGTCGACTGGATCTCCGGCGGCCATGACGGCGGGGACCGCGAGACGGGCCGGGTGAACGCCCGCATCGGGTCGTGGTTCGACCGCTATCTGAAGGACGACAAGAGCGCGGACACGGGACCGGCGTTCCGGGTCACGCGCACCGGAGGCATCGACTCCACCGATGGCGCCGCCACGTTGCGCGGCGCGAGCGCGGACCGGTATCCGGGCCTGGAGAGCGGCCTCCGCAAGGTGCCGCTGACCGGCAGCGCACCCGGAATCGCGGCCGGGGGCGCGTTCGGGCAGGGCGCCGCCGGAAGCGAGGACCGGCGTGCGGTCGCCGGGCGCGAGCAGAGCTTCGAGAATCCGGCGGGGGCCGCGCCGCCCGCGATCTCCGCGCTGCCGGGCGTCGGAGGCGGCGGCCTCTCCCAGCTGTCCTCGCTCGGCGTCGGCGTATCCCTCGACTTCCCCGGGCAGTACGCCGCGTTCGAGTCGGCGCCGCTGAAGGACGACGTGCGGCTCACCGGATCGCCGACCGTGCGGGTGCACGTGAAGTCCGAGAGCGACGACGCGGTGCTCTTCGGGAAGGTGTACGACGTGGGTCCGGGCGACGAGCAGCCGGTGCTGCCCGCGCAACTGGTCGCGCCGGTAAGGGTGGAGGGCGCGGGAGCCAAGGGCGGCAAGGACGTCGACCTGACCCTGCCCGCCGTCGACCACGACCTGCAGAAGGGCCACCGCCTCCGCCTCGTCCTCTCCTCGACGGACCTGGGCTATGCCTCTCCGGCGGAGCCCACCACGTACACGGTGTCCCTCAAGAGCGACCTGTCGGTCCCGACCGCGCCCGGCGTGAAGACGGCGGCCGCGCCGCTGCCCTCCTGGGTGTGGTGGCTGCCGCTCGCCGGGGCGGTCATCGCGCTCGGGCTCCTGCTGACCGCGCGGCGCCGGACGACGGCGCCCGCGCCGGACCCGCAGCTCGCCGAAGTCCCGCTGCAGATCACGGACTTGAGCAAGCGGTACGCGAAGTCGACGGACCGGTACGCGGTCCGTGACGTGTCCTTCCGCGTGGAGCGGGGCCAGGTGCTCGGCCTCCTGGGGCCGAACGGCGCGGGCAAGACGACGACCCTGCGCATGCTGATGGGCCTGATCCGCCCCGACGCGGGCGAGATCCGCGTCTTCGGGCAGGCGATCCGGGCGGGCGCCCCCGTCCTCTCCCGGGTCGGCGCCTTCGTCGAGGGCGCCGGATTCCTCCCGCACCTCTCCGGCCGGGAGAACCTGGAGCTGTACTGGAAGGCCACCGGACGCCCCGCCGGGGACGCCCACCTGGACGAGGCGCTGGAGATCGCGGGGCTCGGCGACGCGCTTGCCCGCGCGGTGCGGACGTACTCCCAGGGCATGCGGCAGCGGCTCGCCATCGCCCAGGCGATGCTCGGCCTGCCGGACCTGCTGATCCTCGACGAACCGACCAACGGCCTCGACCCGCCGCAGATCCGCGAGATGCGCGAGGTGATGATCCGGTACGCCGAGGGCGGCCGCACGGTCATCGTCTCCAGCCATCTCCTGGCGGAGGTCGAACAGTCCTGCACCCACCTGGTGGTCATGGACCGCGGCCGTCTCGTCCAGGCGGGCCCGGTGTCCGAGATCGTCGGCTCCGGCGACACCCTGCTCGTTGGCCTCGCGGACGACATCTCCGACCCGCTGGTCGACAAGGTCGCCGCGCTGCCCGGCGTGGCTTCGGCGGTCCGCGCCGACGGCGGCCTCCTGGTGCGGCTCGACGGCACGGACGGCGCGAGCGCCGCACGGCTGCTGCCCGAACTGGTGCGCCTGGAGCTGCCCGTGGACGCCCTCGGCCCGCACCGCCGCCTTGAGGACGCCTTCTTGACCCTGATCGGAGGGGACTCCGCGTGA
- a CDS encoding VWA domain-containing protein, whose amino-acid sequence MRTWKIRQALVAAAVAGGLLITGCSGGGGGERASDSADKSRGSGGATGPMPAPAMPSAPDGDQRQEDGAERDFAPPPDYLSTFALDVDTASYGFARRTLAEGRLPDPSTVRPEEFVNSFRQDYPRPEGDGFSVNVDGARTDADGWSMMRVGLATGAGESQGERPPAALTFVIDVSGSMAEPGRLDLVKESLGIMTDQLRDDDSVALVTFSDSAETVLPMTRLGGHRGKVHSAVDRMEPTQSTNLEAGIRTGYDTAVRGQREGATNRVVLLSDALANTGETSADGILERISDARREHGITLFGVGVGSDYGDALMERLADKGDGHTTYVSDSEEAEKVFCEQLPANIELRARDAKAQVAFDPETVERFKLIGYENRDVADDDFRDDSVDGGEVGPGHTVTALYAVQMKPGASGHVATANVRWLDPDSRAPHEESNQIESGDLEGELWGADGGLRTAAVAAYLADALRRGTSGATEPGDPAVRPDSSTSTSTSTDGPTPEPRYTSGTGQPLPGAPDLSELARHAEDLPTGADSRAVRDLVTAVQQADRLTGGHGGGGSGEMRE is encoded by the coding sequence ATGCGGACCTGGAAGATACGGCAGGCGTTGGTTGCCGCTGCCGTGGCCGGTGGGTTGCTGATCACCGGATGCAGTGGGGGCGGCGGGGGCGAGCGTGCCTCCGACAGCGCGGACAAGAGCCGCGGCAGCGGCGGTGCCACGGGGCCGATGCCCGCGCCTGCCATGCCCTCCGCGCCGGACGGCGACCAGCGGCAGGAGGACGGTGCGGAGCGGGACTTCGCGCCGCCGCCCGACTATCTCTCCACCTTCGCCCTCGATGTCGACACCGCCTCCTACGGCTTCGCCCGCCGCACCCTCGCGGAGGGCAGGCTCCCGGACCCGTCGACCGTGCGGCCGGAGGAGTTCGTGAACAGCTTTCGGCAGGACTATCCCCGGCCCGAGGGCGACGGGTTCTCCGTGAATGTGGATGGGGCCCGCACTGACGCGGATGGGTGGTCGATGATGCGGGTGGGGCTCGCGACCGGTGCCGGGGAGTCGCAGGGCGAACGGCCGCCCGCCGCCCTTACCTTCGTGATCGATGTCTCGGGCTCCATGGCCGAGCCGGGGCGGCTCGACCTCGTCAAGGAGTCGCTCGGCATCATGACCGACCAGCTCCGCGACGACGACTCCGTCGCGCTCGTCACCTTCAGCGACAGCGCGGAGACCGTCCTGCCGATGACCCGTCTCGGGGGCCATCGCGGCAAGGTGCACTCGGCCGTCGATCGGATGGAGCCCACCCAGTCCACCAATCTTGAGGCGGGCATCCGGACGGGGTACGACACCGCCGTGCGCGGTCAGCGCGAAGGTGCCACCAACCGTGTCGTGCTGCTCTCCGACGCCCTCGCCAACACCGGTGAGACCAGCGCCGACGGCATCCTCGAGCGGATATCCGACGCCCGTCGCGAGCATGGCATCACGCTCTTCGGGGTGGGTGTCGGCAGTGACTACGGGGACGCCCTGATGGAACGCCTCGCCGACAAGGGGGACGGGCACACCACCTACGTGTCGGACAGCGAGGAGGCCGAGAAGGTCTTCTGCGAGCAGCTGCCGGCCAACATCGAGCTGCGTGCCCGCGACGCCAAGGCGCAGGTCGCCTTCGATCCCGAGACGGTCGAGCGGTTCAAGCTCATCGGGTACGAGAACCGAGACGTCGCCGACGACGACTTCCGCGACGACAGCGTGGACGGCGGCGAGGTCGGGCCCGGACATACCGTGACCGCGCTGTATGCCGTACAGATGAAGCCCGGCGCGAGCGGGCACGTGGCGACCGCCAACGTCCGCTGGCTCGACCCCGACAGCCGTGCCCCGCACGAGGAGTCGAATCAGATCGAGTCGGGGGACTTGGAGGGCGAGCTTTGGGGTGCGGACGGTGGGCTGCGGACCGCTGCGGTCGCCGCTTACCTCGCGGACGCGCTGCGGCGCGGGACCTCGGGGGCGACCGAGCCCGGCGACCCAGCCGTGCGGCCCGACAGCAGCACCAGCACGTCGACGTCCACGGACGGTCCCACACCGGAGCCCCGGTACACGTCCGGCACCGGGCAGCCCCTGCCCGGCGCACCCGACCTCAGCGAACTCGCCCGGCACGCCGAGGACTTGCCCACGGGCGCG
- a CDS encoding pentapeptide repeat-containing protein: protein MSVVVLIVVLAPRHLLGWDTAGARVPDRAKAINDIRTTLLQGLAGMALLVGAFFTWRQLQVTRYGQLSNRFTAAVEQLGSPSVEVRIGAVFALERVAVDSRDDRATVAEVLCLFAQRNALATPLDARPTPRDIAHSHEVALAHAGDSLLVVRSPDVHAAVTVLGRAPRPEGQELRLQRVDLRRSMLDYANLADADLHYADLTNVHLQGANLKRVDLSGTWLVRAILMKADLRQASLRSVLLCHARLDGTDLRATDLSNADLTAAVVDGARFEMADLRGAVLTGTNLAEAMLTGAVADTTTVWPRGFDAAAAGVLPAQDAPPLRPLSLFPQDPAHGG from the coding sequence GTGAGCGTCGTCGTGCTGATCGTCGTCCTGGCGCCGCGCCATCTGCTGGGCTGGGACACCGCCGGGGCTCGTGTCCCGGACCGCGCGAAGGCGATCAACGACATTCGGACCACCCTGCTCCAAGGGCTGGCCGGGATGGCTCTGCTGGTGGGAGCGTTCTTCACCTGGCGGCAACTGCAGGTGACGCGATACGGGCAGCTCAGCAACCGATTCACCGCCGCGGTCGAGCAGCTGGGCAGTCCGAGCGTGGAGGTACGCATCGGCGCGGTCTTCGCCCTGGAGAGGGTCGCCGTCGACTCCCGGGACGACCGCGCCACCGTCGCCGAGGTGCTCTGCCTCTTCGCTCAGCGCAACGCGCTCGCCACACCGCTCGATGCCCGTCCGACCCCCCGCGACATCGCGCACAGCCATGAAGTGGCCTTGGCGCACGCGGGTGACTCCCTGCTGGTCGTGCGTTCCCCGGATGTGCACGCTGCGGTCACGGTGCTCGGACGTGCTCCGCGACCCGAGGGTCAGGAACTGCGTCTTCAGCGAGTGGATCTACGGCGCTCGATGCTGGACTACGCGAATCTCGCCGATGCGGACCTGCACTATGCCGATCTGACGAACGTGCACCTACAGGGCGCCAATCTGAAGAGAGTCGACCTGTCCGGAACGTGGCTGGTCAGAGCCATTCTCATGAAAGCCGACCTGCGGCAGGCCTCTCTGCGGTCCGTACTGCTGTGTCACGCCCGGCTCGACGGCACCGACCTGCGGGCCACGGACCTCAGCAATGCCGATCTGACGGCGGCAGTCGTCGATGGTGCGCGATTCGAGATGGCCGATCTGCGCGGCGCTGTTCTGACGGGCACCAACCTGGCCGAGGCCATGCTCACCGGTGCCGTGGCCGACACCACCACGGTCTGGCCCCGAGGGTTCGACGCGGCAGCCGCCGGAGTGCTCCCGGCACAGGACGCGCCGCCGCTGCGACCCCTGAGCCTCTTCCCGCAGGACCCCGCGCATGGCGGGTGA
- a CDS encoding ABC transporter permease has product MSAITEQEPVPTAGPRLVETAPGYRPGRTLPLRVEAVRQLKRRRTLVMGAVMGLLPFILLIAFAVAGSPGAENGRVTLMDTATASGANFAATCLFVSAGFLLVIPVALFCGDTIASEASWSSLRYLLAAPVPRARLLWSKLAVALGLSAAAMILLPLIAFAVGTAAYGWGPLEIPTGGTMPAGTAAQRLVIVVAYVFVSQLVTAGLAFWLSTKTDAPLGAVGGAVGLTIVGNVLDAVTALGSWRDFLPAHWQFAWADAIQPRPEWGGMIQGAAVSVTYAVVLFALAFRGFARKDVVS; this is encoded by the coding sequence GTGAGCGCCATCACTGAGCAAGAGCCCGTGCCCACGGCTGGGCCCAGGCTCGTCGAGACCGCGCCCGGCTACCGCCCGGGGCGGACGCTGCCGCTGCGGGTCGAGGCGGTACGCCAGCTGAAGCGGCGCCGCACGCTGGTGATGGGCGCGGTGATGGGCCTGCTGCCGTTCATCCTGCTCATTGCCTTCGCCGTCGCGGGGTCGCCGGGCGCCGAGAACGGCCGGGTGACGCTGATGGACACGGCCACCGCGTCCGGCGCGAACTTCGCGGCGACGTGTCTGTTCGTGTCGGCGGGCTTCCTGCTGGTCATCCCCGTGGCCCTGTTCTGCGGAGACACGATCGCCTCAGAGGCAAGCTGGTCGTCCCTGCGCTACTTGCTGGCGGCCCCCGTACCGCGAGCCCGCCTCCTCTGGTCCAAACTGGCCGTCGCGCTGGGCCTGAGCGCGGCGGCCATGATCCTGCTCCCTCTGATCGCCTTCGCGGTCGGTACGGCGGCGTACGGCTGGGGCCCGCTGGAGATCCCGACCGGCGGCACGATGCCGGCGGGCACGGCGGCGCAGCGCCTCGTGATCGTCGTGGCGTATGTCTTCGTGTCCCAACTGGTGACTGCCGGGCTCGCGTTCTGGCTTTCGACGAAGACGGACGCGCCTCTGGGCGCGGTCGGCGGGGCGGTCGGCCTGACGATCGTGGGCAACGTCCTGGACGCGGTGACGGCGCTGGGCAGCTGGCGCGATTTCCTGCCGGCGCACTGGCAGTTCGCGTGGGCGGACGCGATTCAGCCTCGGCCGGAGTGGGGCGGGATGATTCAGGGGGCGGCGGTCTCGGTGACGTACGCGGTGGTGCTGTTCGCGTTGGCGTTCCGGGGGTTTGCGCGGAAGGACGTGGTCAGCTGA
- the mmsA gene encoding CoA-acylating methylmalonate-semialdehyde dehydrogenase: protein MTKTVNHWIGGKTVEGASATYGPVTDPATGAVTTQVAFASVDEVDAAVASAKAAYETWGKSSLAKRTSVLFAFRALLDANRDAIAELITAEHGKVHSDALGEVARGLEIVDLACGITVQLKGELSTEVASRVDVSSIRQPLGVVAGITPFNFPAMVPMWMFPLAIACGNTFILKPSEKDPSASMKIAELLSEAGLPDGVFNVVHGDKVAVDALLEHPDVAAVSFVGSTPIARYIHTTASANGKRVQALGGAKNHMLVLPDADLDAAADAAVSAAYGSAGERCMAISAVVAVGSVGDALVAKIKERAEKIKIGPGNDPTSEMGPLITAAHRDKVASYVTGAKAEGCEVVLDGTGYTVEGHEDGHWIGLSLLDRVPTSAKAYQDEIFGPVLCVLRVDTYEEGVALMNASPFGNGTAIFTRDGGAARRFQLEIEAGMVGVNVPIPVPVGYHSFGGWKDSLFGDHHIYGNDGTHFYTRGKVITTRWPDPSDAPAGVDLGFPRNH, encoded by the coding sequence ATGACGAAGACCGTCAATCACTGGATCGGTGGGAAGACCGTCGAGGGTGCGTCGGCTACGTACGGTCCGGTGACCGACCCGGCGACCGGCGCCGTCACCACCCAGGTCGCCTTCGCCTCCGTGGACGAGGTGGACGCCGCCGTCGCCTCCGCGAAGGCCGCGTACGAGACGTGGGGCAAGTCGTCCCTCGCCAAGCGCACCTCGGTGCTCTTCGCCTTCCGCGCGCTGCTCGACGCCAACCGTGACGCGATCGCCGAGCTGATCACCGCCGAGCACGGCAAGGTGCACTCGGACGCGCTCGGCGAGGTCGCCCGTGGCCTGGAGATCGTCGACCTGGCGTGCGGGATCACCGTGCAGCTGAAGGGCGAGCTGTCGACGGAGGTGGCATCGCGCGTCGACGTGTCGTCCATCCGCCAGCCGCTCGGCGTCGTCGCCGGCATCACGCCGTTCAACTTCCCGGCCATGGTGCCGATGTGGATGTTCCCGCTGGCCATCGCGTGCGGCAACACCTTCATCCTGAAGCCGTCGGAGAAGGACCCGTCGGCGTCGATGAAGATCGCCGAGCTGCTGAGCGAGGCCGGTCTGCCGGACGGCGTCTTCAACGTCGTACACGGTGACAAGGTGGCCGTGGACGCGCTGCTCGAGCACCCGGACGTGGCCGCCGTCTCCTTCGTCGGCTCGACGCCCATCGCCCGCTACATCCACACCACCGCGTCCGCCAACGGCAAGCGCGTGCAGGCGCTCGGCGGCGCCAAGAACCATATGCTGGTCCTGCCGGACGCCGACCTGGACGCGGCCGCGGACGCCGCGGTCTCCGCGGCCTACGGCTCGGCGGGCGAGCGCTGCATGGCCATCTCGGCCGTGGTCGCGGTCGGCTCCGTCGGTGACGCGCTGGTCGCGAAGATCAAGGAGCGCGCCGAGAAGATCAAGATCGGTCCCGGCAACGACCCGACGTCCGAGATGGGCCCGCTCATCACGGCCGCGCACCGCGACAAGGTCGCCTCGTACGTGACGGGCGCGAAGGCCGAGGGCTGCGAGGTCGTGCTCGACGGCACGGGCTACACTGTCGAGGGCCACGAGGACGGCCACTGGATCGGCCTCTCGCTGCTCGACCGGGTGCCGACCTCCGCGAAGGCCTACCAGGACGAGATCTTCGGCCCGGTGCTCTGCGTGCTGCGGGTCGACACGTACGAGGAGGGCGTGGCGCTGATGAACGCCTCGCCGTTCGGCAACGGCACCGCGATCTTCACCCGTGACGGGGGCGCCGCGCGCCGCTTCCAGCTGGAGATCGAGGCGGGCATGGTCGGCGTGAACGTGCCGATCCCCGTGCCGGTGGGCTACCACTCCTTCGGTGGCTGGAAGGACTCGCTCTTCGGCGACCACCACATCTACGGCAACGACGGCACGCACTTCTACACGCGCGGCAAGGTGATCACCACGCGCTGGCCGGACCCGTCGGACGCCCCGGCGGGCGTCGACCTGGGATTCCCGCGCAACCACTAG